The segment CCGCAATAAAACCGATCAGGTCGTTATAACTATGCCGGGCAAAACTGGCTGAACCGCCCGCCTCGGGTATCATAGCGCCGCCCTCTGCATAAGTTAGAGCATTGAAAACATAGATTAATCCGGCTATTCCCAGTACTATCGGAGTAGCGCCTAAGGCCACAATGGCAACAAGACCCAGGCCATAGTAAATGGAGGAACCAACATCTCCGTAGCCGGCGCTGAACAGCCCGGTAACTCCCAGCACACGTCTCAGATGAAACTGCTTATACCTGAGCGGGTGGGCAAACCTATCTCCGGGTTTCAGCTGCCAGCCATTTTCCACATTTTGCTCATAATTAGAGGCAGCCGGTTCTATTTTGGAAGCTTTCACTTAATCAAATGCTCTTTGAAGATGGCCGGTTCACCAGGCTTCAGATGGACTCATCCTCTAAAGAACATTATGATTCAGCCCGGGTCAAAAAGGTGTCAAGAAACCAGTTAAAATAATCAAGAAAGTGTCAAGGTTTGGCGTCCCTTTTGGGTCACACCGCCCGGCCGATGGCCGCTCCATCCCTGATGGCGAACATGATATTGCCCGGGAACCTGGCATCGCCCAGCAGCCAGGCTTTTTTCGGCACTGCGGCGCTGATCTCCCGGTAAAGCCGGTTATCTGAATTGTATCCGACAGCCAGGACGACGGAATCAGCCGGTATGATCTCCTTTTTATCACCGCTAACGACATCGACGCCGTTTTTCGCGATGGCGGCGACCTGTGTCCCGAGCATCACCCTGATGTTCTTGTAGGCCAGCATATCCTCGAGCATCTTTTTATTGGCTATGAAGAGGGCCTCCTTGCCGAGCGTCATCAGGCCGGGCAGCGCTTCGATAAGGGTGACCTCTTTGCCTTTGTCCTCCAGCCACAGGGCCACTTCGCAGCCGACCTGTCCGCCGCCGATCACCGTCACGCGCTTACCCGCTTCCTTTTTACCCAGCAGGAGGTCGGTGGCGCTGCACACGTGCGGCAGGTCAACGCCGGGGATGGGCGGGACCTTGGAGGTTGCGCCGGTAGCCACGACGATCTCATCCGCATCCAGTTTCGCGATCCGGTCCAGCGTCATTTCGCTTCCGAGCTTAAGCTTAACGCCGGCGTCCTTGAGCTCTTTTTCGTACCACTTCAGCAGCCGTTTATCGGCATCCTTGGATTGCGGGACGGACCCCGCCACAACGACACCGCCCAGGCTGCTGTTCTTATCATAGATGGTAACGTTATGCCCGCGCAGCGCAGCGATGCGGGCGGCCTCCATGCCTGCCACTCCTGCGCCGATTACGGCTATTTTCTTGGGGATCGCGACCTTCTGCAGCCCCGCGTACTTCTCGTTGAAGAGATCGGGATTGACCGCGCATGTCATGGGCAGACCCGCGAAGTCATGGCCTATGCAGCCGTTGTTGCAGCTGATGCAGGGGCGAATGGCTTCATCCTTCCCCATCCTGGCCTTGCCGGCCCAGTGAGCATCGGCCAGCAGCGCCCGGCCCAGCGCGACGGCATCGACCATTCCATTTTTGATGGCGTCGTTGGCCATTTGAGGCCTGGTTATCTTGCCCGGGCAGATGACGGGGATCTTGAGCTGCGCCTTCACCTTTGCCACGTCTTCCAGCCACAGTCCGTCCTTCTGATACATGGGCGAATAAAGCCAGTAGATTGAGTCGTAGCTGCCGCAGGCCATCAGCAGGGCGTCGAACCCCGCCTTCTCCAGCTCCTTGGCAATAGCGATGCTGTCTTCTATATCGCGGCCGAATTCCTGGAATTTCTCACCCGGGACCGCGCTCTGCTGTATGCCTTTCATATAATGTTTGGCAGCCAGCCGGGCGGTGACGGGGAAATCAGCCCCGCACACAGCCTTGACGCCCTTCACGATATCGGTAAATAGCTTGGCTCTCCCCTCTACCGAGCCTCCGTATTCGTCGGTGCGTCGGTTGAAAGCGGCAGTTCCGAACTGGTCGCCCAGGTAGCCGCCGTAGATTCCCACGAAATCCACGCCGTCGCAGCCGGTCATCATACAGTTGAGAGCAGCCGTGACGGCGCTCTGGACCAAGCGTTCTATCTCTTCTTTGGTCAGCGCCCGGCAGGTAGTGTTCGGATCCCACCAGTTGGGGTTTTCGGACGGGGAGATGGGCGTGCCATTTATCAAAAAGGGCGGCATGAGCCTGCCGTTGCCCACCGTCATCTGGATAAATATTTTTGTATTGTAAAGATGGACCCGGTCAACCACCTTTTTCAACTGGGACATGAAACTTTCGGGTTGATCGAAGGGCGAGACAAAGATCGCATTTGCTTTCTCTATGTTGGCATTAAGCGGGAAAGCGCCGGTATAAATCAGGCCGGTTCCCCCTTTGGCGCGCTCCTCATAGTAATTGATGACCTCATCGGTTATGTTGCCGTTGGCGTCCAGCCATCCGCCGACCATCATCGGACTCATCACAATTCTGTTGATTAATTCGACTTTGCCGATTTTAAAGGGTGTGAATAATTCGGGGTACTTCAACATTTATTTCTCCTCCTGATTACTACAACATCATCGACGGCCGCGCCGAAATAGGGGATATATTTGACCCGCAAAAGCAACCTCCGCTAATACGCGGAGGCATGGTAACACGCAATATCGATTTTGTCAATATCGCTTAAATTATTATGGATTAGTCTAACAATTGACTATTTTCAGATTCAAGGTAGCGCTCAGCGGATAATACAGGTTTTCTATTTAACCGCTTGTACCGCCGGGGATGCCCACTGCCCGTCTACCACGATTTCCTTCGGCCAGTATAGCCTTAATGCCAGCGAGAAGTTTCCAGCGGTTGGCGCCGGCAGCCAGTTGGGTGTGACCGGATCCGGCGCATCGCGCTGAATATAAATATCCAGCGAGCCGTCGGAATTAATAATCAGCGGAGGATTGCTTAACGATCCCAGGCTGTATCTGTTAATGGGATTGTCAGCAAAGGCCATTTTATCGTTATACAGAGTCAGCGACCAGAAGCCGTTTATAGGTGGTATTTGGTCCTTATCGAAATGAAGCACATATTTCTTATCGCTGGAGAATATCTGTCCGTCGCCATCCGTGAACGTCGTCTCGTAGAAAGCATCTGCATTCAGGTTGGCGCCCAGCCCCTGATAATCTACAGACGCCCTGAACATATAGTCCGTGCCGTAGTCGCCGGTGCCGTACACCATTTGCCAGTCGTTCTTCATGTCACCCAGTTTGGCCTGAGACATATCTTTAAGAGCCGCCTGATAGCCGGTCTGGATGGCCGATTTAACATCATCGTCCAGCCCTGCGTAATAAGCCTGGTAATCCGCGCCCGGCTTGATGCCTGCTGCGGCCATTCTGGTCAGGATCGGCGCGTCGGCTTCATAGGGTGGACTTTCCACCATCAGCCGGCAGACATTGTTGAAATAGGCCGAAGCATCCATAGCCAGCAGCCGGTCCAGAGGAGCCACGCTGCGATTGACACTCGGGTCAACAGGGACATCGGCCGGCGGGGTATAATCGGTGCCCCAGGCGGAAAGCGGCGTCAGCTTCAGCTGGTCCTGAATCTTATGGACGTTATCGTAGTCTGCAGAGCCGCTGCAGGCGATGCGTCCGATTATCCAGACCCATCTGCCCGGAGACTTGATCTGTGTGACGCCCTCGGGCAAGTCACCGCTCCAACCGGGACCTGTGATGGCAAAATTGCCTGCGCCGGTGCCTGTAGTGCGAGAGCCAGGCGACTCAAAAACATCCGTCCAGTAATTCATCATGGGCATCATGTAATAGCGGCCCTGCGTGTCCGGCACCGACAGTATAAAAGGCTCGACTGCGGTATCCACCCATGCTGCTGAATAGAGCGTATCCGCGTTAGGCCTGACTACGGTGGTAAATGCGGCATCAGGAAATTCTTTCTTATTGCCGAATTGATTTACCGGCGCCCCGTTCTCCATGGGTCTGGGAACTGCCGTAAAGACCTGCCGTGTCAGATCCATTATGACCAGGGGAAATCCGTATACTGCGGCATCATAGGCCATTTGTTGTGCGTCCTGCGGGCTGACGGTCTGCTGCGCCGGCTGGGTCGATTGGCCGACCAGCTGTATTGCCGGAGGCGCCCAGGATTTATCCACTACCGGTTCCTTCGGCCAGTACAGCCGCAATGTCAATGAAAAATTGCCTTCGGCGGGCGCCGGCAGCCAGTTGGGTGTGACCGGATCCGGCGCATCGCGCTGTATATAAATATCGATCGAGCCATCGGCATTCGTTATCAGCGTCGGGTCGCTCATTGAGCCCAGGTTGTACCTATTGATCGGATTTGCCGCGAACAGTATTTTATCGTTGTACATGGAAAGCGACCAGAAGCCATTTACCGGCGGTATCACGTCCTTATCGAAATGGAGCACATATTTCTTATCGCTGGACAACCATTCCCCGTCGGCGCTTCTATATAACGATGGATAGAAGGCATCGTCATCCAGATTAGCGCCCAGTCCCTGATAATCTATAACCGCCCTGAGCATGTAGTCCGTGCCGTAATCGCCGGCGCCGTACACCATACGCCACCCGTTCTTTTCATCACCCGGACCTATGGTAGGGATTTTGGCCAGGGCCGATTTGTAACCGGCCTGGATTGCCGATTTTACATCATCGTTCAGTCCTGCGTAATAGGCCTGGTAATCCGTGCCCGGCTTGATGCCTATCTTGAGCATATCGGCCAGGATCGGCGCATCGGCTTGATAAGGAGGGTTGTCCACCATCACCCGGCAGAAATAGTCGATATACGTCGGGGCGTCCATCGCCAGCAACCGGTTCAGGGGAGCAACCTTGAGGTTGACGTTGGGGTCAACCGGGACATCGGCCGGCGGCGTATAATCGGCGCCCCAGGCGGAGAGCGGCGTCAGCTTCAGCTGGTCCTGAAGCTTATTGACGTTAGCGTAGTCTGCGGCGCCGGCGCAGGCGAAGCGACCGACTATCCATGCCCATCTGGTGGGGGACTTCATCTCCGTGACGCCCTCGGGCAACTTGCCGCTCCATCCGGGGCCGGTGACGGCGTAATTGCCCGCGCCGGTACCCGTAGTACGAGAGCCCACCGAGGCAAAAACATCGGTCCAGTAATCCTGCAGGGACATCATATAGTAGCGGCCATTTGTATCCGGCACCGACAGGATAACAGGCTCTTTAGCGGTGTCGATCCAGGCCGTTGAATAAAGCGTGTCTGCATTGGGCCTGACCACGGTGGTAAAAGTCGCATCGGGAAATTCTTTCTTACTGCTGAACTGGCCTACCGGCGCGCCGTTCTCCGAGGCTTTGGGCACCGCCGTGTAGGCCTGCCGCGTCAAATCCATTATGACCAGGGGAAATCCGTATATAGTGGCATCAAAGGCTATTTGTTGTGCCTCTTGCGGGTCAATAACCTGCTGCACAGGTTTTGTCTCGGGAGTACATCCCGCAAATACGGTGCTCAACATGGCAAGTACTACGGCGAGAATCAGTAACTTATGCAGATACAATTTATTCATACAACCTTACTCCCTTACCCAACGTATTTCATATTGGATCAAATATCAGCATCACCTCGACTAAACCGAAACGCCATTAAAAGATTATATATGAATAGCTCATCAACGGAAAGGCGATAGATCTGATGAAATTCAACCCGCAACCTGTTGACCGCCGGCCAGCGATGGGAAGCCCGGTCCTTTCTGACACGCTGACGATTGTGGAATATTTCGATATTTTCTGTGACAGCTAAATGGTGCAACATAAAGGGCGGACTATCTTTGTTTGATCCCTCATATTGTAGCTCAGCCTATCACAGCCTACGGTGGGATAGATCTACAATCTGTTATAAACGATCTCTCCGTTCTTCCATACCATTTTTACGTTTTTTAACAGACCGACATCATCCAGCGGATTGCCCTCAACGAGTATAAAATCCGCCAGCTTACCTGTCTCGATAGATCCGAGTTTGCTATCAAGCCCGATAATACGTGCGCTGGTAATGGTCGCAGTTTTGAGCGCCTCGAAATTGGACATGCCTGCCGCCACCAGATGTCCCAGCTCTTTATAGGTCAGCCCGAAAAAGCCGAAATCCGTGCCGCCGATATCCGTTCCCAGTCCTATTACCGCGCCTGCTTTGTGAAGCCTGCGGACATTCTCCAGCGCCACCGGGAATTGCTTCTGGATACACTTATAATCGTAATAGTATTCCTTGCTACAATCTTCCTCGGTAACACCTTGTATGAACTTGTTTACAAGGTCGGAAGTATATTGATAGGGCTCTTTTTCCAGGTAATAATCACCTTTTTTATCCAGCATATGTCTCACATCGTCTAACTGGGAATACTCCGCCAGTGCCATGAGAGTGGGTATAATCGCAACCCCCTGTTCTACGAAGGTGGAGATGTCCTTATCCGAAAGTTCATCCAGAGCGACATGCTCAAGTGTGTCAACCTTAAACTGAAGCGCTTTGCGAAACCCGGTAGCCGATGTGTGATGCATAGCTATTTTTTTTCCTGCTTTGCGGGATTCACCTACAAGCGCCTGATAACATTCATCTGAGAAATATGGGATCTTGTCCCAGCCCATCATGAGGG is part of the Dehalococcoidia bacterium genome and harbors:
- a CDS encoding FAD-dependent oxidoreductase; its protein translation is MLKYPELFTPFKIGKVELINRIVMSPMMVGGWLDANGNITDEVINYYEERAKGGTGLIYTGAFPLNANIEKANAIFVSPFDQPESFMSQLKKVVDRVHLYNTKIFIQMTVGNGRLMPPFLINGTPISPSENPNWWDPNTTCRALTKEEIERLVQSAVTAALNCMMTGCDGVDFVGIYGGYLGDQFGTAAFNRRTDEYGGSVEGRAKLFTDIVKGVKAVCGADFPVTARLAAKHYMKGIQQSAVPGEKFQEFGRDIEDSIAIAKELEKAGFDALLMACGSYDSIYWLYSPMYQKDGLWLEDVAKVKAQLKIPVICPGKITRPQMANDAIKNGMVDAVALGRALLADAHWAGKARMGKDEAIRPCISCNNGCIGHDFAGLPMTCAVNPDLFNEKYAGLQKVAIPKKIAVIGAGVAGMEAARIAALRGHNVTIYDKNSSLGGVVVAGSVPQSKDADKRLLKWYEKELKDAGVKLKLGSEMTLDRIAKLDADEIVVATGATSKVPPIPGVDLPHVCSATDLLLGKKEAGKRVTVIGGGQVGCEVALWLEDKGKEVTLIEALPGLMTLGKEALFIANKKMLEDMLAYKNIRVMLGTQVAAIAKNGVDVVSGDKKEIIPADSVVLAVGYNSDNRLYREISAAVPKKAWLLGDARFPGNIMFAIRDGAAIGRAV
- a CDS encoding DUF1254 domain-containing protein, giving the protein MNKLYLHKLLILAVVLAMLSTVFAGCTPETKPVQQVIDPQEAQQIAFDATIYGFPLVIMDLTRQAYTAVPKASENGAPVGQFSSKKEFPDATFTTVVRPNADTLYSTAWIDTAKEPVILSVPDTNGRYYMMSLQDYWTDVFASVGSRTTGTGAGNYAVTGPGWSGKLPEGVTEMKSPTRWAWIVGRFACAGAADYANVNKLQDQLKLTPLSAWGADYTPPADVPVDPNVNLKVAPLNRLLAMDAPTYIDYFCRVMVDNPPYQADAPILADMLKIGIKPGTDYQAYYAGLNDDVKSAIQAGYKSALAKIPTIGPGDEKNGWRMVYGAGDYGTDYMLRAVIDYQGLGANLDDDAFYPSLYRSADGEWLSSDKKYVLHFDKDVIPPVNGFWSLSMYNDKILFAANPINRYNLGSMSDPTLITNADGSIDIYIQRDAPDPVTPNWLPAPAEGNFSLTLRLYWPKEPVVDKSWAPPAIQLVGQSTQPAQQTVSPQDAQQMAYDAAVYGFPLVIMDLTRQVFTAVPRPMENGAPVNQFGNKKEFPDAAFTTVVRPNADTLYSAAWVDTAVEPFILSVPDTQGRYYMMPMMNYWTDVFESPGSRTTGTGAGNFAITGPGWSGDLPEGVTQIKSPGRWVWIIGRIACSGSADYDNVHKIQDQLKLTPLSAWGTDYTPPADVPVDPSVNRSVAPLDRLLAMDASAYFNNVCRLMVESPPYEADAPILTRMAAAGIKPGADYQAYYAGLDDDVKSAIQTGYQAALKDMSQAKLGDMKNDWQMVYGTGDYGTDYMFRASVDYQGLGANLNADAFYETTFTDGDGQIFSSDKKYVLHFDKDQIPPINGFWSLTLYNDKMAFADNPINRYSLGSLSNPPLIINSDGSLDIYIQRDAPDPVTPNWLPAPTAGNFSLALRLYWPKEIVVDGQWASPAVQAVK
- a CDS encoding amidohydrolase family protein — its product is MPILHNMKLIDMVSERVQTGKAVIVDGNKIAEIRGDGLPHDPSRRDFIDMQGYYLLPGIFDLHSHVTIPFMKDIKLSILPTILRQVQKNLRNCVEGGVTTVRDLAAIPNSVRSYQKNINAGKTIGPRIIYAGSIIVCPGGVPEVAPYFKGIKRAILGGQFAERPVTPEDVRRCVQLMVKQGAEWIKTTHGDKSLMMGWDKIPYFSDECYQALVGESRKAGKKIAMHHTSATGFRKALQFKVDTLEHVALDELSDKDISTFVEQGVAIIPTLMALAEYSQLDDVRHMLDKKGDYYLEKEPYQYTSDLVNKFIQGVTEEDCSKEYYYDYKCIQKQFPVALENVRRLHKAGAVIGLGTDIGGTDFGFFGLTYKELGHLVAAGMSNFEALKTATITSARIIGLDSKLGSIETGKLADFILVEGNPLDDVGLLKNVKMVWKNGEIVYNRL